The nucleotide sequence TGCTCGCGATCGCCGCGGTCCCGGGGGCGACGCTCGGGCGCCTCGGCGGGCCGTCGACCGGCTCATCGGCGGCGTGGGCCGCGGCGGGCGCCGCCATCCGGAAGCTGCACGACGCGCCGCTGCCGCCGCACGCCGGCCTGGCAGGCCGGAGCAGCACCGCGCTGGCGGCGGAACTCGACGCCGAATGCGAGCTGCTCGTGACGAAGGGCCTCCTGCCCGCCGACCTGGTCACCCGCAACCGCCAGGTCGCCGAGGCCGCCCTCCGGCCGTGGACTCCGGTCTTCACCCACGGCGACCTGCAGATCGCGCACGTCTTCGTCGACGGCGATGAGGTCACGGGCATCATCGACTGGTCCGAGGCGGGCCAGGGCGATGCCCTGTACGACCTCGCCACCTTCATGCTCGGCCACGAGGAGCGCCTCGACGACGTCCTCGCCGGCTATGGCACGGACATCGACCTCGACGTGATCCGCGCGTGGTGGTCGGTGCGCAGCCTGCTGGCCGTCCGCTGGCTGATCGAGCACGGCTTCGACCCGTTCGCACCGGGCTGTGAGGTCGACGTGCTGAGGTCCCGGATGTGAGGCCGCGCGCGTACGACACCACGGGGGAGCGACCGACACCGCACGACTGTCGGCACCTCGTCGGCGCCTTGTCGGGGGTGGCCGGCGGCTGTCGATCGGCTGTCGGCGGTCCGTCGGAAGGGCCTGACACCTTCGGATACGGCCGCTCCGAACGGGCGGCCGGATCCCGAAGGAGCCACCATGCACCCTCCTGTCACCATCATCGGCGCGGGGCTCGGCGGACTCACGCGATGCCGGGGATCGGTGCCGAAGACAACACGGCTCGCGCCCGGGTCGACAAGACCACGGCCAAGCACCGATGAGCCGCGAGTCGGATTGACCCGCCGGGCCGAGTGGCTCATTCGGCCCGGACGGACGCCCAGATGCGGTCCGACAGCACCCGGGCCGCCTGGTTGAGGTCGATGTCCTCCGGGGTGGCCAGCCAGCGGTGTGCGGCGACGGCGACGGGGCCGATGAGGAGGACCTCCAGCAGAGGACCGGGGAGAGGCGCGATGTCGCCCGTCTCGGTCCAGCGGATCAGGTGGTCGGAGACGCGGGGGAAGTGGTCCGGCTGGACGCCGCGGGCCCGGTCGGCGTCGACGGCGAGGTAACTGGAGTACGCGGAGCCGTGGAGGTAGCGGGCCACGGCCGGGTTGTCCTGGATGAAGCGCAGGTACGTCGTGACGAACGCCCGGATGCCGGTACGGGCGGTCCGGGCCCGGCCGAGGGCGCCGAGGGATGCCGTGTACGTCTGCTGCAGGCAGTGGCTGTACAGGGCGGCCGCCAAGCCGTCGAAGCTGCCGAAGTGGTGGTAGAGGCTGCCGAGGCTGACGCCGCTCGCCCTCGTGACCGCCTGGACGGTGAACCCGGCCTGCCCGGACGTGGCGAACACTTCCAGTGCCGCGGTCAGGAGGCGTTCGACGGTGGCCTCGCCACGGGACTGCTTTGCCATGGGGGGAGTATAAGCGGAAGGAAAGAACCCGAAATATTTTCTAGAAACAATCTCCAGAACGCTGGTCGTTCAGTCCATACTGCCGCCATGGATGATCTGTTGATGAAGCTCGTTTCCGCCGCCATCACCGGCGGGTTGATCGCCCTGGTCGGCTACGCGAGCGTCGCGCGCCGCCGCCGCCAGGTCGCCCGCGCCGAAGCCGGCCGGACCTCCACGGAGGACCCGACCCAGGCGATGCTGCGCCACGCCGAGGAGGCCGACCGGGCGCGGGACGAACTGGCCGCCCAGGGCCGCCACGGCGAAGCGCTCGACCACGCCCGGGTCGCCGTCGACCAGTGGACCGCGCTCACCCAGGCCCGCGTGGGACGGTTCCAGAGCGAGCGGCAGGCCGCGCTGCGCCGCTTCGAGCAGCTCCGTACCAGCGCCGGCTCGGCCTGAGCGCGGACGGAGCGACCCCTCATGGCCCTCGCGCACTGGACCGGCCGCAGCCGGGACCCCGCCGTCGTGTCCGCCGACATCGCCCGCGTCCTCACCACCGAACTCGGCCTGCCCGGCTCGCCGCCCGCCCAGGTCCTCGCGGGCGACAGCGAAGGCGTACCGGCCGGAAGCCTGCTGCCGCCGCGTGAACGCTTCAGCGGAATGCCGGCCCCGACCCACTGCTTCGTGTACGTCGACACCCAGGCGCCCAGACCCTTCGAGCTACGCGCCTCGGTCCTGACCGGCCGGGCGATCCGGCGCAGCTTCGGCCTGGGCCTGCTCCAGTACGCGGTGCCGCTCACCGTCCCGGTCCCGGGCTCGGCCGCCCTCGGCGAACGTCACCCGGGCCGCCCGTCCGCGTTCGAGGGCGACCCGGAGGCGGCGCGGCGGCTCAACTTCGACCCCGAACTCCTCGCCCTGGCCGACCAGGTGTCCGCCACCGTCGCGGGCCCGGACTCCACCCACCAGTGGAAGGTGGCCCGGCTCCTGACCGTCGAGCCCCGGCCCCAGGGCGGCCTGCTGCTGGCCCGCACGCTGCACCGACAGACCCCAGGAGGCTGGAGCCTCGGCGCGAAGGAGGTCCTCACACTCGCCGCCCGGATCGAAACCGCACTGACCTGACCGCCCTCTCCGCGGAAAGGGACTGCGAGGTCACCCTGTCGGCACCAGATCTGCCCACAGCGCCACGGCGTCGGGCGAGAGCGGTACGACCCCCTCGCCCGAAGCGCTGTCGTGCTCGTCCCACCACACACCCTGGCCGCCGTCCAGGACAAGCCGGCTGTCGCCCGCCTGCCATCGGCCGCGCAGCACATGGAGCACCCCGGCGTGCCCGGGCGTCGGCACGACCGGGTCGGCGACCCGCGCCACGCGACCTGTCCAGCGTCCTCGCCGCACCATGATGTTGAACACCCGGCAGGCTCCGTCGAGGAGCTCGGCGGAGAGGTCGAGGTCGCCCGAGAACGCGACGGGTTCACCCTCACGGGCCGGCAGCCGTTCGAACGCCCCGGGGCTGGTCAGCAGAACCCCGTTGCCCGCCACCAGGGTGAGGGTCCGGTCGACCCCGGGAAACACGGAGAACGCCCCGTCCCGGTCGATGTCAGCGATGCTCGCACGCCACCCGAACTCCCCGGTTTCCGGCTGGGAGGCGATCTCCCGGGTCGCGCCACCGCCGTTGAGCCACCGGCCCGGCGTCAGCGTCTCGACATCGAAGTGGCGCATGGACGGGCTCCTGAGCTGTGTGCGGTACGGGTACGGGTCACCCCGGAGCGGCGAC is from Streptomyces venezuelae ATCC 10712 and encodes:
- a CDS encoding phosphotransferase family protein, with product MDEVEVVVAHSERATLRVGDVFLKVDADQARIDREVEAMSRAPVPTPEVLWRKPPVLAIAAVPGATLGRLGGPSTGSSAAWAAAGAAIRKLHDAPLPPHAGLAGRSSTALAAELDAECELLVTKGLLPADLVTRNRQVAEAALRPWTPVFTHGDLQIAHVFVDGDEVTGIIDWSEAGQGDALYDLATFMLGHEERLDDVLAGYGTDIDLDVIRAWWSVRSLLAVRWLIEHGFDPFAPGCEVDVLRSRM
- a CDS encoding TetR/AcrR family transcriptional regulator, translating into MAKQSRGEATVERLLTAALEVFATSGQAGFTVQAVTRASGVSLGSLYHHFGSFDGLAAALYSHCLQQTYTASLGALGRARTARTGIRAFVTTYLRFIQDNPAVARYLHGSAYSSYLAVDADRARGVQPDHFPRVSDHLIRWTETGDIAPLPGPLLEVLLIGPVAVAAHRWLATPEDIDLNQAARVLSDRIWASVRAE
- a CDS encoding HutD/Ves family protein, producing MRHFDVETLTPGRWLNGGGATREIASQPETGEFGWRASIADIDRDGAFSVFPGVDRTLTLVAGNGVLLTSPGAFERLPAREGEPVAFSGDLDLSAELLDGACRVFNIMVRRGRWTGRVARVADPVVPTPGHAGVLHVLRGRWQAGDSRLVLDGGQGVWWDEHDSASGEGVVPLSPDAVALWADLVPTG